tccacccccattCCCTCTCTCACcctgtccccctctctctcccctccacccccattCCCTCTCTCACCCTGTCCCCACGACACAGAGGTTCCCGGCCGCAGGAACGAGCGTTTCTACGACTGCTGCAAGGAGCCGTACCCGGACGTGACGTTCACGGTGGTGATGCGCCGCCGGACCCTGTACTACGGCCTGAACCTGCTCATCCCGTGCGTGCTGATCTCCACGCTGGCCCTGCTGGTGTTCCTGCTGCCCGCCGACTCCGGCGAGAAGATCTCGCTGGGTGAGGCCCCAGTGGGAGGGCGTGCAggctggccagcagggggcagttagCGAAGGGCTACCCTATTGCACTGTGAACGCAGAGGGTAAAAGCAGAGGCTGTGAAAGCATCTCATAAtcataaaacaaaacaagagtAATGCAAACCTTGGCTTTCTTACAAGAAACACCCACCCAGATTACAAAATCACGGTCAGTTAATTTCCAGACATTCACATATATACTGTCCGTGGATATTAAAGGTCGCTCCAACACCCTGCTTTCCTGCTCAAGTATAATATTTACTTTACATTCTGTTACTTCACTGATGATTTGACCATTTTTTACAGAAGCCATTTGGGTAAAGTGCTGCTGGTCATGCTACTATGGCCTGGGTCTCTGCCCTTAATCAccacgccacctgctggacGCTGCTGGTGGTGCTGTGCTCTTGACATCACAGTGCTGATTCCCAGCCCCGGGTCTCTGTTTCCCCAGGAATCACGGTGCTGCTGTCCCTCACCGTCTTCATGCTCCTGGTTGCTGAAATCATGCCGGCGACCTCTGACTCCGTGCCACTGATCGGTGAGCTGCTTTCCGGGGGACCGCAGCCTGTGGCGTATAGCCGGGATGCCCCATTGCTACAGTAACAGCAGGAGGCGGCCAAAGGCCTCCGACATTCATTGAGGGATATGAGGCTGACGCTCAGTGCTGTTACTGGCCTCTGGCGCCCCCTAGCTGACACACCACCATCCTCTCTACTCTCCAGCACAGTACTTCGCCACTACTATGGTCATCGTCGGCCTGTCCGTGATCGCCACCGTCCTGGTCCTGCAGTACCACTACCATGACCCCGACGGGGGTAAGATGCCAAAATGGGTGAGTTCTGTTCCTCCTGcctctgaacacacacacacagcagcatgtCCTTTGAACCTTCAGCAGCTGTGATTTTAGAGAGCTTGGGGTTTGAGTTCAccggtttagcattttgggacATCGGTAGAGTGCACGTAAAGCAGGCTGTAAATCTGAGAAAGGGAGATCAAGAATGTCACTTGTGCCAAAGCTGCTGAGATATATTAATAGGTACAGACAGTTAGGTTAGTGGTGGAGTTTGTGGAACCTgaatgttgctggttcaagtcccgcCAGGGCCCTCTGTGAAATACCCAGTTGGGAAATTGTTATAATAACAGTGCTGCTaaatttggtcagctggctggtgtgagatatTCAATTCACAATTCGCACAAGCAttcacatgtatgtaacagttttaataccttgtaaatagtctgtagggtttgcacaCTGCCCCAATGCTTttaatgtagctaattttaggtttgtacttgaataatatatatatttgctgtaagatttcgtgcacaagcgtgagagtctgaaagcatgagtcaCGCCAGATTTGGCAGACTTGGCAACCCTGGAATAAATAACCATTTGATCTGTTTTGCTATAAGTTATTTATGgtatttttaaactttaaagtttaaatagggtgttacataaaaaaaaaagtttaaaatgtattaaaatccAATATTTAGGCTGGTTTATCAGCTTAGCAACCAAAATCGCGCGGCTTTTCAAGGTGCCGCTGTGTGGTGTGGACAGATTTCCGGGAGCGGATTATTGCTAGCTAATGAGGTGCTCTGAACGCTAATGCTAATGGGCTGCTCTGAGTGCTAACGCTAACTGGCTCCCCATGAGCACTGATGCTAAGGGGCTGCTTTGAGCAGTAACATTAAGAAGCTCAACTGAGCTCTAATGCTAACAGGCTGCCCTTGAGCACTGATACTAAGGGGCTGCTTTGAGGAGTAACATTAAGAAGATGAGCTGAGCTCTAATGCTAACAGGCTGCCCTTGAGTACTAATGCTAATAGGCGTCTCTTGAGCGCTGACATGGCTGCTCTGAGCGCTAACGCTAACAGGCGTCTCTGGGGCCCCCTGGGACAGACGCGTGTAGTCCTGCTGAACTGGTGTGCCTGGTTCCTGCGGATGCGGCGGCCCGGTGAGGGGAGAGTGCGCCTCGCCTGCCCCAGCGGGCGGCAGCGTAGCAGCGTGTCCAGCGTGGAGCTCGGCAGCGCCGCCCTGGAGCCAGCCGTCAACATGCTGTATGCGGGATTCCGTGGCGTGAAGGGCCCCCGCTATGCGGCCGCACCCGACTCGGGGGGGGCCTGCGGCCCGCTCCTGGGGCCGGGGTCggaggaggatgggctcccgCCCAGGGCACCGGGCTTCGTCCTCGTTGGTGACCACGACCTAGCCAGGATCCTGGAGGAGGTGCGCTACATCGCCAAGCGCTTCCGCGATCAGGACGAGGACGAGTCCATCTGCAGCGAGTGGAAGTTCGCCGCCGCCGTCATCGACCGCCTCTGCCTCATGGCCTTCTCGCTCTTCACTGTCCTCTGCACCATCGGCATCCTCATGTCCGCGCCTAACTTCGTGGAGGCCATCTCTAAGGACTTCTTCACCTAGGCCGCCCTgtgaaacaccccccctcccctaacCTCTCTGTCTTTATGTtgcattccatttgaactcgTAACTTGTAAATTCCAAGTTCCCAgtcggaaatttcaactggaatgcCCTTGTAGTCGGAATTCCTAATCGGAAAGTCAGAGGGATCTACACAACCacgacctcagaattcaagatggctgcgccctttatcaacagcagtaaagctgtagttttatactgtttaataGCACTTGCGTCTTATTTGTGActcattaaatcggttgtacACACAATACTGTCCAATCgctatctgtggatgtgttgctatgcTATTTTTGTGCACAAAATACAGTGTAATGTGTTGCTATCAGCtaatattgctaacaatggctaacaattaactgagccagaactggggcctgtttcagaaaacaggatttcttgcttagctggacaatTTGTCTGATTTAAGATAGTcggggctaaatgtaagtgaatgaagatagaggccatttaaactggggtaaattAAATCGGACACGTTACCCAGCTAAGAAAgacaagaaatcttgctttttgaaacaaGTCCCTGGTactgctaaatggctttctAACTTGCTGTACTGAAACGAGGTTAACttgggtgtgacgtcattcccagctccaagGTAAATGGAATGCTGCATTACTCCCTACAGCCCCCGTATTCAAATCGGGCTCTCGATTCCAAACCCAGGCCTtcttttcagttctcccaggtactTAGTTTAATACTTACCGATTCTGATCGCCAGAGATTTCACACCTGGCTCAGCACAGTCCTGCCCTACAGCCTCCAGATGCTTGTCTGCATCAGTGATTTATCCCTCGTTAACTCCTCCCCTGTGAAATGACCCCCAGTAACAGTGCACGCGACAGTGCTACTTCTGGTTCAGTGAAATCGCTACATTCCCACCAAAATTGAGAACATGAAGCAAGAATGACAGTGAGCCGTCAGGAGGTCTGTATGGTGTCACGTGGATTTCCGTGCTGTTGGAAGCCTCGCTGACAAAGGAAAAGCCGTCTCTGTTGGTCCAAGTGATGTTAAGACTCTCTAACCTTCCGACTGTGTTCCTGCAGTCGGCAGTGTGACGTGTGGATCTCCCCTCTGTTTCCTTCTTTGCGGGAAAAGCTCCCTTCCTTGCTAAACTGATAAGGTTGCCCACATTCCTGTGAGTTCCTGTGAGCACTGGTTTCGTAGGACTGTTCTCACCACATGAAGTATTCATGAATACATCTTTGACGCAGTAACTGTGCCTGTGTGTTAATGCATCCCCCACTTCACTGTATCTCATGCGAGACTCTCTGTCATGTTCATCTCCACCGACTGCCCTGTTTGGACAGTCTGGAGGTTGCAGACTCCTCCCATCCATAGTGATGATTTGGGAGAGTGACTTCCCCTTCAGACTGATTCCTGACTGGTGGTTTTCTGgaccccccaaataaatgtatttttctaaatGTCAGACTTAACTGGTACCTTGTTGTTCTTCAGTTGCTGCACCAAAGGAAAGGGGAAGGTCCAGCTGCTTTAACCATGCTGGTAACACACATAGTCACACACAGTGTGAGAGACACAGAGGCTGATTCAGTGAGAACAGCAGCAGCGTTTCCACCACTCCAACTATGCATTTCCAtaggggccccctgttggccacaaatagTCACTACActattaaataaatgtgttcCCTATTTAGGAGATACAGAAGCAGCATGTTGCGCTAGCCAGCTACATTCTGGCTCTACATGCCAACTAACATTAACATCATATGCAAACATAATCAAGGGTAGGATGTTTGTAACAGTAAATTTGCAtagccaggggtggccaatcacATCAAGATAGGGCCATGGGTATTGGGGTTTTTGTTGCAACTCCTTAATTAgtttactaattagaggactgatttgctgaagagtcctcacacctgggtttgaacagctggcctacaggttatcccacaaacctgcacacacaccggccctttgtgggtaagattgcccacccctggtcgAAGCTGCTGATGTAGCAGTTCTGTTAGCTGTTAGCAAGCAGAGTGAAGACCTGTGGATGGCATTGGGTCTGTGTGTTTGATCACGCCTTCAAACGGCAATAGCCACAGGTGATGGGGGCAGGATGAACCCCTGGGGTCAGGGCACACAGCGTTAACCCATCATACACGCCACAAATAGAGCACGGTGATTCATATTGATACACTACTGATTCATGCTAATACATCATTTTAATCCCATACTTAAAATTCATCAGTGCCAGTATGATATTGACGTTTATTCGTAAACCTTCTCGCCATTCAGTATTTACCTCCTTAAGTTACTTGCACGTTGGAGAGAAATATCCAGCAGGGATTTTTTCCAAAAAGCCAGATCTGATATCTGTCTCATGAGAACCATCCTCAACAGGGGTTTAACAGTAACTTTTTGTAAAACTAAATGCATCGTTGAAACACTAATGCATATGTGTTACaagccagccaatcagcaccttactttctcaaaaaagtttaaaatgtcTTTTCCTAAGTAACATAATGATTCTGCCTCTCATACCGGCACCAAACCCTCGTCTGTTGGGGCGTCAAAGTGCCACGGACGACACCGGACTCCCTGATCTGTGTTCAGCAGAGAGTGGCGCTCTTGCCAGGAGTTTGGACACGGGGCAGCCGGGGAAACACTGCTAACACTGGGGGCATTTAAAATGCAGTGTAtcagcagcagaaaaaaaatcatattaccATCTGTACTACAGCCTACTTTGTTTTCAAGGACATTTGCCAGATTTGTCCTGAATTAATACACAACTCAGCTCTAGTAAAATCTACAAATCCTTCACAGGGGCCCGTACTAAACCGGCTATGCACTTATCTTAATATGGATGCCCCCCCTGCATCCTCTGGCTCATCTTTTTTTCCAATAATGATTTTCAAATATGGGGCCCAGTTGTAAATCATGGTACtgtgctgccatctagtggctcAGAGTGACATCACATACAGGTTTTCACTCTGACTTCTACAAACGTTTGTTCACTGTAGGGTAACTGTAAAATTCGAGGCCATCCATCCAGCTTTCAAACGCTTGTCCCAGACTAAGGTAGGTAGCCGGGGTGTCGAACCTCGGAAAtggagggcacaaggcaggggacaactGGAAAAGATGCCAGTCATTTATATGACACAGTAAATTTAttgtaaaaagaaaatgctGAGAGAATCAAAAACTTAATCAATAAGTGACGGATCATTATTAATTCATCATGGCTGCCTCAGAGACGACTGTCACCCATTGTCATGGTGATGGAGATTCTGCTAGTTCCGACTGGGTCCGGCTAGACATGCCACCGCTGGTCTCTGAGGACAGCTGACGAGAAGCAGACTCGGTGCTTGTATCCCGTCTCTCTCTGGCCCCCAGAAGCACCTTCCTCCTGGGTCTCTGGGAGGGGGTCGAAAGCAGGGACAGAGTTACCAGCAGACAGGCTGAGACTGGCGCCCGCATGATCCGTGATGCGCTGGGAGTACATGCCTCGATATAAAGGTTAGACTTAGCGAATAGTGCCGGACAGTGGTCATGGTGTAATGAGGGCTTTGAATTACAATATTAAACCATTTACTGGAGATAAGTGCAATGATACAGAAAGCTAAAGTGTGAGGATATCAGTTTGGTGCTGGACACTGGATGGAAATAGACATTGTACAGGATTTACATCTGTCACATTCGGTAAGCAGAGGCCTCACCAGTCACAGAATTTATCTTTTTATTGTAAATAGCCAAACCTCCCAGCTTTCCCTTTAAGGCATTTGACATGGATGTTTTCTTTCCAGACACCGGAGGACGGCACCTGCTGATTGGTCAGGCCGCGAGGGTAGCGGGCGATGTCATCCCGCCGGCACTCTGCCTGCTCCCAGTGCTCCTCCCAGTTCCGGCGCCGGTACTCAGATTGCTGGCTCCTGATGCGCTGCAGGATGGCCTGGTTCTGATGGGTCACCAGCCGCATCTGCTCCATCCGTCTGGCCGCATTGAGGCTGGTCAGGTGGAGCCCCACGTAGGAGACGTTACATGTCAAACATCAGCACTGGACACCCCCCATCTCAGGCTCACAGCTGCACTGACACAACCTTCTGCATCTTCTTACTGAATGAGCTGCTGTGGGGTTAGGGTTCGGGAGTGAGATGCACACATTAAGTAGGTATGAGGAGAGTGTCTACTGGTCACCGTATTTTGTTGGGGACTCCCTGATTTTGCAGAGTGGCTGTCACTGTAGTGCCTGTGGCTTCAGAATGCCGCTTAATATTAACCTCCTGACTGCAACAAACCAGCAGAGATGGGCGTTTCAGaaccagaaagtaaaaatccagaccaagatttagtttccaccaaccatccatccacttcCTGTAACTGCATATTATATTTAGggtcggggcggggggggggggggggtggtccagAGCCCCCAGGAATGCATCCTTCTtgggatgcagcccctgaattcggacacagccTTTATACTAGCTGGTTGACTGAAACGAAATCTTGTCTGGATTTTtacattctggacctgaaatgtccacctctgccaaCCAGCTTAGAGTTTATATGGGCcggtaaaataaagaaaaactggTCCATCGAATCACATTTATAttgtctatttttgttattgattTTGTACATTTTAGCACCGACCATGGAATTTATGCACGAAAGACTTACATGtgcagtatttattttctttccttGTTACCACAGTGTATTAACAGCAAACTGCACCTGATGCTCTGGTGTTACCGTGATAAGAGAGCCTTGGTGATTGGGGAACCCCCCCTGAAAGCCACATGACTCCAAAAGGCTCATCTTCACCGGAGCTCGGCATACGAAAGGCGCCTCCTCACCTGCGCTCAGGATAGTCGTTCCTGTCATCCACGTATCCCTTAGAGCACATGATGTCCGCCAGCTTGGAGGACAGAAGCTGATTGTCCCTCTCGATGATGGTCAGCCTCTCCTGCTCCAACTGGTCCACAGTGACCAGGACCAATGCACAGAGATGAAAGTGTCAGTTACTTAGTAAGTACTTAATATAAGTACTGATAAGATATGTGATATAATTCAGGATGTACATTTCAAATCAAAAGGTTTTGCACACacagattttctacatttgcatgttactcacttaacatttactaaaaatacattaaatcttctttgctaaaaaataaatgtacagtattttcagtaaatacagtatttattagcaagaaaatgtcatatatgTCATATAGAAATTTTGTTGCATTCTTTCTACATGGGACATTAAGCattgctctgtttcatgggatgaaacaggtaactagtgcatttaaatcATTAACATGCTGAAATCTACTTCCAGTGACCAGGACATGTAGGAGAATGGTTTCATATTCAGTCCTCCCGAGTGCAGCTACTTAACCCCAGTAGCCTCAGTCAACATTCAGCTGAATACATGTGTGACAGACAATTCCTCCTCAGAGGAAATGCATCCGGATGGATGACCACCATGTAAAATGATAAGGTGTTGTTATCGTCACGCAGTAGGGGACAATGACCGGGTCACGTGACCGGGGCCACGCCCACACGCACCTGCCGCTTTTTTAGTTTCAGCGCCATGTGAGCCGGAGTCCGGATGCCTTTGGTGTCCACAACAGGCACAGCCGTGCTGACCTGGGGAGCGAAACAGCCCTGTCACCTCAAAGGAAGCTAACTAAATAACTAACCTACTCGACTAACCTACCTCTGATATATGACTGTCACCCGCTACTTCGCAGTTAGACGGCTTCGCTGTCGTTTTAATGTCTCTCTTAATTTCTTTAATATGCTGAGGTAGACAATCCATTTATGCAACAACATTGCCTGTCTTTCCGATATTTCCTTATTCGTTAAAGGTAACAAACTATTTACATCGCTGGTAATAGAGTTTGTtggtaaaatacaaaaaatggtAGTGTTTCTGATGCTCGATGTGATATTGTTTattctaattctaatttaaTTGTAGACAAACTTACTCTTCACGTCTAACGATGTCTTTGTACCCATTGAAACATAATCCTGTTCTATTAAAACACTGAGCGTGATTTTTTTATGTTAACGCACATACAGAAACTGCAGGACACCAAACTGGTGATACAAATCTCTTTACATGCAAACAGATATCTGAATGACATTTCAGCCATTAATCATACGTTTGTGCATAGATATGTAGCGGGAACATTACCTTAAGGATAGAATATATGGTTCCCCCTGctaaaaaacacagacacaaactcTGGACCCCAAAACTAATAACACAAATTTAGGCACATGTAGCCATGTACTTCAATGACTTTCCGCCTGTTCGCAAACTCTATGGAAGTAATAAACTTGTGTTTTCCCACCTTTCTCCTGTGCTGTTCATAGTTGCTCTGGTCCCACTTCTGCTGTATATATTTGTTGGTGGAAGGCTTCAGGGGCTGGTAGGCTCTGTGCATGATGAACTGCGGAGCTATTTCTCCCTGATCCGGCAGGACAGTCAATATCGCAGCCTCCCGGCGGGAGGTCTGGTCTGCGGGGGACCGCGCTGGTGGCCGTTACCATGGCGGTGTCCCTGCCCGCCTGTTGCTGTTAGTTGTATCGAGTGACAGTGAattattaatgattttaaaGACATATATGTACTTCTTCATGGGCTTGGATAGAACATCGATCAACTTATGAGAAGTGTGTGGTTAAGGGCGCCGGCAGATATGAAAAACCCAAGTGAACAATTTTAAGATAATCGGGAGATAATAACTGCGAGATGTCACATGTAAACACGCTGGTCGTCCTCCAAACCAGCACTAACATATATTCATGCATTTATGAGTTACTAAACTTTTTGTGTCGTCCGCGACGGGAATAGTGCAGAAGGGTCGCCTGTACTGATAACGAATTCACGGGTGTATTATTAAACGGACCATAACATGTTTCAACAAACAATATAAGGTTATAACATTATTAACCTGATGAAAATCGACATATTACAAACATGTATCCATTTCTCTTCCAGCCGCTTATCAAGAGCAGCGTCTCGTATTACTATAACTGCAGGGTTAACtaaatttataatattttagattttttatgAACGGTTCCACGATGTTTTCAGTTTGACGTAGATTCATACACGCATATAAAAAACATCCCATGTCAGAATAATGGAGAAGGGGAGGATTTAACTGAGGGGCGTTTCGGTAATAGCAGCAGCGCCCCTCATCGTTTTCATTGGTTCTTACGCCATTACGTTAAAGACGAATGCCCACACCGGGATAAAAATTATACCGGGGTGTTCGTGGTTTGCCTATATATTAAAACCGTTTTCTCGTGAAAGGCAACGAATATAAATAGTTCTCATTGCCCTACGATGCCGCTACTACTTCATTGATCCCCTACTTTATTTGATCGcttcccccaacttgctctttgcaggGCAAGCTGGCTGCGttaactactttaaaactttaTTTCGGCATTATTATGACATTAAGGCTTAAGGAAAAACACATGCACCAAAAGCTATATGCACCGACCACTCTTTATGTGAAATATGTTCGCAACAAACCTTGGGATTCTCCAGTATTTTCCAGATGCTAATGTCATGGTGTATTACAGAAACGGCCCCTAATGACATGTCGGAACGAATATCACGTGTAACCGTTTTCCCAACGAGCTTAATATACTGACGGAGCGCTGCAGATACGACGGTTTCTCTTCTTGTCGTTACAGGCCTATGAAAATCGTACATTTTTCAAAATGTCAGAATCGCTACTTCGTTGGAGTGTGGATCAGCTTAACAGTAATTTTGGCTTGGAGGCCAGCGACGACATAGTCCAGTAAGTGATCGTTGGTTACCACTTGTTATTTTAGCCATGTCACTTCTGTAAATGGGGCTATTCTGTCGATTGGCTGGTCAGTTAGACTTTGATTTAGTAGGTTCAGTATTCGGGATTGCTTTTTGTTGTTATGTGATGTGTTTTGACGTACCGATAATCTACTAATTGTGTATTTGTACCGGTGGTTATTGACAAACTAAATGAGGAAGAGAAGACTAGAAAATGACACTGACAACTAGATAATCAGACTTTACTAGATTGTAAATAAAGATGTTATTTTTGTCTTCAGAGTACCGGTTCGTTGTCTTAAGTACACCGCTTATGTGAAAATGAACACGTTTCCCTTCACTCTGAACGCTATTTTCTGAATTTAGTATTTATTGATATATGGGAGTTATAAACGGCATTCTTTAGGTTTAGATGGCACTGATCTTGTtagtaccggtgttctgtcataaaatactacctatcgagacgtgctatctagcctttctgcgcatgtgcagttccaccgtcttgggattagggttagggttaaggtaagggttttgggggttagggttagggctatcgattagcactaaggtagcatttttcgacaaggcagcatatatcgacagaacaccggcacagCGTTAATTGAACTGCCGACGCCTTGCAGGTACATCCTGTCCATTGAGACCGCGGAGGAGATCGCCGAGTACGTGGGGGACCTGCTGCAGGGAACAGACGGTAGGAAGAAGGAGTTCATAGATGAGTTACTGCGGAGGTGGCGCCAGTTACAGGGAAATGCGGCTGATGGTGGAGGATTCCTGCACAAGAAGAAGGTGCACGATGGTGAGGAGCAGATGTTCAGGAGCAGAGGTGTGTCCGAGAGCCATGTAAAAGAAAGTAGATTATTCATTATCACTGGCACTTGTCCAATACAGAGCCTTCAGGTATGGCCAAAGACTCACTGAAGAAGTCGAAGAGAAAAGGAAGAAACAAGCAGGAGGTGGTGATGGTCACCGAGCAGCAGCCTGAGCCAGAGGAGGTGAAAACGCCCATCGACCTGATGAAGGTTAGGTGCCGGGGGGaggagaacattctggaaaatgCTCCTAGCAACTTCTGAAGGCAGCTGAGCTCGCTGTGTTGACACTACACCAGGCAAAGCAGGCACAGGAGAGCGGCAGCCTTTCCCAAGGGAGGAAGAAGACAAAGTTTGTGAACCTATACGCCAAGGAGGGTGAAGATGGGCTTGCCATCCTGCTGCCTGGCCGGCATCCCTGCGAGTGTCTGGCCCAGAAGCACCGACTGATCAACAACTGCCTGAGCTGTGGGCGCATTGTGTGCCAGCAGGAAGGCTCGGGCTCCTGCCTCTTCTGTGGCAGCTTGGTGAGGCCTGCGGGGTTACGTGGGGCAGATATGGGGCATGAAGGGGCCTGGGGTAAGCACCTTACCTGATGCGACCATTCCAAGAATCCCTTGTGTTTTTGCTGTCATATATCATGGGGTAATGTGTGGCATTGGGGGTCgggactctgtgtctgtgatcagaaggttgttgttTCGAATCCCAGGGTAAACGGAGTGATTTCACCAATGAGAAAGGCCCATAACCTTTGGCTGCTCTTACTTTTGTGATTGCATGTTGCTTTAggtaaaagcatctgccaaGGGAGTAAATATCATGTAGTCTAATCTCTGTGCTTCAGGAATTCTGACAAAGAGCTCCTTCCTCATTTTTTATGGTGCAACACAATTAGCTCTTACCTCCTGAGATTTGCCAGCAGGGCCCAGGTAATGTCTGCAAGGTCTCCATGAAGCTGTCTCTCTTCCAGGTCTGCACCAAAGAGGAGCAGGAGGTTCTGCAGAGGGACTCGAACAAAAGCCAGAAGCTGCTGCGGAAACTCATGGGCGGTAAGTGGCGGAAGAGACGGGCCCGTTAGCGCGGTCAGTAGCGACGTCATGGTGACAtcatggctgtgtgtgtcctgtgctcGGGTGGCAGATCGCGGGCTGATGGCCGATGGGACAGAGAGGGATTGTCTGTCCTCACAGGAAGCCAAGATGAAGGCCGGGCTGGAGAAGGCTATCCAGCACAAGGAGAAGCTGCTGGAGTTTGACAGGCACAGGTAGGTCGGCCGTGCCGCGATCACGCTGCTGTTAGCATCATGCTAACAGCACGCCAGCGCTCATGGGGCTGTTTGCCGCAGCGTGCGACGGACCCAGGTTCTCGACGACGAGGCCGACTACTTTTCCACGGACTCCAACCAGTGGCTGTCCCCGGGGGAGCGGGAGGCACTACGGAAGCGCGAGGAGGAGCTCCAGCAGCTCCGTCACGCCACCCGCAGAGACAGGAAGATCACGCTGGACTTTGCTGGTCGCCAGGTGCTAGAGGAGGGGGATGACCTTGGGCACTACTACACCAAGTAAGATCTGGGGGGGCAGAGCATGGCAGCGCTGGGGGGCTCAGATGagaattctgtgtgtgtgtgtgtgtgtgtctggcagtgtgtgactcagtgggttggGTTGCTATTcttgtgaccagaaggttgctggttcaaatcccaaggttaGCAGGG
The Paramormyrops kingsleyae isolate MSU_618 chromosome 13, PKINGS_0.4, whole genome shotgun sequence DNA segment above includes these coding regions:
- the LOC111836040 gene encoding neuronal acetylcholine receptor subunit alpha-7-like isoform X1; protein product: MQRRDFPFYFLLCGSLLKASLQGEHQRRLYKDLLTNYNPLERPVFNDSHSLTVHFSLSLMQIMDVDEKNQVLTTNIWLQLYWTDHYLQWNTSEYPGVATVRFPDSLIWRPDILLYNSADERFDATFHTNILVNSSGYCQYMPPGIFRSTCYIDVRWFPFDVQRCELKFGSWTYGGWSLDLQMVDADVTGYIANGEWDLVEVPGRRNERFYDCCKEPYPDVTFTVVMRRRTLYYGLNLLIPCVLISTLALLVFLLPADSGEKISLGITVLLSLTVFMLLVAEIMPATSDSVPLIAQYFATTMVIVGLSVIATVLVLQYHYHDPDGGKMPKWTRVVLLNWCAWFLRMRRPGEGRVRLACPSGRQRSSVSSVELGSAALEPAVNMLYAGFRGVKGPRYAAAPDSGGACGPLLGPGSEEDGLPPRAPGFVLVGDHDLARILEEVRYIAKRFRDQDEDESICSEWKFAAAVIDRLCLMAFSLFTVLCTIGILMSAPNFVEAISKDFFT
- the LOC111836041 gene encoding sperm axonemal maintenance protein CFAP97D1 isoform X2 → MHRAYQPLKPSTNKYIQQKWDQSNYEQHRRKVSTAVPVVDTKGIRTPAHMALKLKKRQLEQERLTIIERDNQLLSSKLADIMCSKGYVDDRNDYPERRRMEQMRLVTHQNQAILQRIRSQQSEYRRRNWEEHWEQAECRRDDIARYPRGLTNQQRPRRKVLLGARERRDTSTESASRQLSSETSGGMSSRTQSELAESPSP
- the trip4 gene encoding activating signal cointegrator 1, giving the protein MSESLLRWSVDQLNSNFGLEASDDIVQYILSIETAEEIAEYVGDLLQGTDGRKKEFIDELLRRWRQLQGNAADGGGFLHKKKVHDEPSGMAKDSLKKSKRKGRNKQEVVMVTEQQPEPEEVKTPIDLMKAKQAQESGSLSQGRKKTKFVNLYAKEGEDGLAILLPGRHPCECLAQKHRLINNCLSCGRIVCQQEGSGSCLFCGSLVCTKEEQEVLQRDSNKSQKLLRKLMGDRGLMADGTERDCLSSQEAKMKAGLEKAIQHKEKLLEFDRHSVRRTQVLDDEADYFSTDSNQWLSPGEREALRKREEELQQLRHATRRDRKITLDFAGRQVLEEGDDLGHYYTKFDEAVQAIKSGGLTQTSRQEQTQHPLRDLVNPNITQTPPVWVEVGAREAHRKPIREGQAKEESRAMLRLQDPELKEMADDGWCLSMHQPWASLLAKGIKRVEGRTWYTPHRGRLWIAAAAKKPTPQEISQVEAQYRQLYGADVPFPQDYPTGCLLGCVSLVDCLAQEQYREQFPDTCEESASPFVFICTSPQELLVKFPMKGRHKIWKLDSQYHQGAKKGLMKS
- the LOC111836040 gene encoding CHRNA7-FAM7A fusion protein-like isoform X2: MPPGIFRSTCYIDVRWFPFDVQRCELKFGSWTYGGWSLDLQMVDADVTGYIANGEWDLVEVPGRRNERFYDCCKEPYPDVTFTVVMRRRTLYYGLNLLIPCVLISTLALLVFLLPADSGEKISLGITVLLSLTVFMLLVAEIMPATSDSVPLIAQYFATTMVIVGLSVIATVLVLQYHYHDPDGGKMPKWTRVVLLNWCAWFLRMRRPGEGRVRLACPSGRQRSSVSSVELGSAALEPAVNMLYAGFRGVKGPRYAAAPDSGGACGPLLGPGSEEDGLPPRAPGFVLVGDHDLARILEEVRYIAKRFRDQDEDESICSEWKFAAAVIDRLCLMAFSLFTVLCTIGILMSAPNFVEAISKDFFT
- the LOC111836041 gene encoding sperm axonemal maintenance protein CFAP97D1 isoform X1, whose amino-acid sequence is MHRAYQPLKPSTNKYIQQKWDQSNYEQHRRKVSTAVPVVDTKGIRTPAHMALKLKKRQLEQERLTIIERDNQLLSSKLADIMCSKGYVDDRNDYPERSLNAARRMEQMRLVTHQNQAILQRIRSQQSEYRRRNWEEHWEQAECRRDDIARYPRGLTNQQRPRRKVLLGARERRDTSTESASRQLSSETSGGMSSRTQSELAESPSP